Below is a genomic region from Brassica oleracea var. oleracea cultivar TO1000 chromosome C9, BOL, whole genome shotgun sequence.
TGTGGAAGGCAATCTTAGCATCTTGAATTGCATGTTTGTGGATTAGATTTCAAGTTGATAATGTATGCAGGAACTGTTTGCTGAAGTTGGGGAGCTTAAACGCTACACTGTTCACTTTGACAGGAGCGGAAGATCAAAGGTAGACTATCTTTGTTGACGATCCTTTATTTTTGAGTCGTGAAAGACTAAAGCTTGTTATATGCTTATGCTGTTAGGGAACTGCTGAAGTTGTATACTCTCGGCGTGGTGATGCAATCGCTGCTGTGAAGAAGTACAACGACGTTCAGCTAGATGGAAAGCCCATGAAGATTGAGATTGTGGGCTCCAATCTTCAGTCTGCTTCTGCTCCGTCTGGTAGACACGGGAATGCAAACTTCAATGGTGCTTCAAGGCGGTGAGATTTATACACTGGTCATTATGTATTTTTATATGCAAAGGCTTCGTCGATCTTGTGAAGTGTATTGAAGGTGTGTTTATTGCTGGGTTTTGCAGAGGAGGACAAGGGAGAGGTGGTCCACAACGTCGTGGTGGTCGTGGCAGGCGTTCTGGCAAGGGCCCAACAGAGAAGGTATCTGCTGAAGATCTTGATGCGGATCTTGATAAGTACCACGCAGGAGATATGGAGACAAACTGAGGAGCGTGGCTGGTATCTTCTCAAACCGCAACTGGGTGAATGGGCTAGAAAACTTTGGCCAGAGGCTTTGCTACTTAGCCTCTTCATGGCCGTATGTTGTTGATTTGTTTTATTAGAATGACTCTTTAGATCGAAACTGTGTTCAGACTATGAGATTGTTGTTTTTATCTTAATACCCTCGAATACAAGGCATAGGAACAAAAACGAGTTTCTTCTTCATAGCATATGCAGACAAAAAGGCTTTCACAAGCTAGGTTATGACGATTATGTAGCTGTATTTTGCCTGCATCTTGTTCTAGCCATGCCGTTTTATTGATTGGGTCATGACACAAACAAAGTTTGTTCACATCAAACCTTTGAAACTGTCAAGTCGAGTCTTAAGTTCAACATCTTAAGTTTATATTTCTCACCTCGTCATTTGTGTCAAATTGGTACTTAACTTTGTATGACTTCATTTATGGCGAAAGGTTCTCCCACACATCCAATACAAGTATACAACTAACCACAGAAAGAAGAATGTACGACTACGTAAAAAAGGGTTTCTGTCCTCTATAGCAGCAAAATAACAACTTAACAATGACAACAAAACACACGTCAAAAGCTATTCCATGGGGATCTTCCTCGAAACGGATTTTATGTTCTCCATAGAACGCAATACAGGTGAAGGTACAGTTCTCTGGTTCGCCTCTTATGACCAAAACCACATTATATACACAAGGATTGGATTCTTGCAGCAGGCTGGCTTCATCAATAAGCAAAAGCTATTTAGATTTAGCTCTGCCTTGGCTTCTCTCGCCGTGAAAAGATGAGCCTTATGATGGAATAGAGAACCGCTTTGATACAAGAAACCACAAAGTTCCAGCACGAGGATGGCCAGTACCACGGATATAGCAGCCTGAAAAATAGACTAATGAGGTGCCTCGGGTAACGCCCAACCTGCAAGGCAAAGAGAGAGTATCACAATGTTACAAGCCAACCCTATCCATATTTTGTGATCTAGAGTCTTAGATGATATGTTTCTCACGTTGAATCACGTTGATTTTATTGCAGGGAAATACTTACCGGAAAGAGGGAATCTAAAGCATCCCACGCTGCATGACGGACAGCTCTTGTAGGGTACATTGGACCTCCGGGAGAGGTAAAACTGTACAAACACGCCTTCAACCTCGTGCTAGTTGTCATTCTCAGTTCCATACCTGCAGGCATAATCAATCATTGCTTTAGGTCTGGCTCCATGTTAGACGCAGCTCTTTCTTATCTAGAAGAGAGAAAAAGTACCTTGAAGAATCTTCATCTGAGAAAGATAGTGTAGCAGTACTGGCTCAACTTTCAGTTTTTGCAGCTGCACCACAGCATATTAGATGAGTGATGTGTGTGATTCAACCTTGAGAGAATATTTTGCATGTAGTCACAAACCCTTTGCTTCTTTACCTGATCAGTAAGTTCTATAACAAGGAAATCTCCAGCTCCTCCAACCAAAAAAGCATTTGGAAACTCCGGGAAGTTCCTCAAGAAGCTATCGAGTCTGTCCACTGTACGAAAAAATAGACAACTCTCAGGATACAAAAAGAAACTTGGTTCCAATAATAACTTCTCAGACAACAGTTGTACTACCTGAATTGTAAAAGAAAATGAACCGCGAGAGCAAGAGATACAGTTCCCTCTGAGCCTGCAATTAGGGAATGGGAGAGTTACTCTCCAGGCTGAAAATCAGTTGAAACGCCGTGAAAACGGAGAGAAACCACTCACCTGAATGGGAATTTTTTTTAATCTGGTAGGCTCCAAAGCAACTTCCTCGAGAAGATACTAAGAGAACAAAGAGAGTGTTAGTTACAGTAACAAACTAGCATGGCGACTTGAGCGTGTGCTAGTGACAACCAGATCGACAAGTACATAGAAATATTGTTTGCCTAGAAGATCTATCAAAGGCATTGAATAGGTAACAACATACAGGATGCGAATGATCTCTAACATGTGTTTATATATCATAGTCATTTGGTTAATATATTAAAGTTTCCTATATATGAATATCCAACAAAAGAA
It encodes:
- the LOC106318722 gene encoding THO complex subunit 4A-like, encoding MSTGLDMSLDDMIAKNRKSRGSGPARGSGSGSGPIRRNNPNRKSNRSAPYQSAKAPESTWEHDMYSDGSQAFPSRSSSGIETGTKLYISNLDYGVMNDDIKELFAEVGELKRYTVHFDRSGRSKGTAEVVYSRRGDAIAAVKKYNDVQLDGKPMKIEIVGSNLQSASAPSGRHGNANFNGASRRGGQGRGGPQRRGGRGRRSGKGPTEKVSAEDLDADLDKYHAGDMETN
- the LOC106318720 gene encoding uncharacterized protein LOC106318720; the encoded protein is MEKVSSPSSSRRSAYLEALTQEIKKKLTRAVVSPAQTRNLLQDLFADIALEVDERAKDVLLSKEEDVISDEADTDGPLCFFDVLADYYVKVSERGKDILDLMVQLWSQSFASHIFSLLFHKWLFEVELENQEILLRYSSALVQGATNVFWIDIQTNTRRFQTLFRYLLEEVALEPTRLKKIPIQAQRELYLLLSRFIFFYNSVDRLDSFLRNFPEFPNAFLVGGAGDFLVIELTDQLQKLKVEPVLLHYLSQMKILQGMELRMTTSTRLKACLYSFTSPGGPMYPTRAVRHAAWDALDSLFPVGRYPRHLISLFFRLLYPWYWPSSCWNFVVSCIKAVLYSIIRLIFSRREKPRQS